Proteins from a genomic interval of Gemmatimonadaceae bacterium:
- a CDS encoding DHA2 family efflux MFS transporter permease subunit, protein MANRSKTSATVGHIPRASSAPPAAAEHKTTDVEKYRWLILLGLITAAMMEILDTTIINVSLPQMAGNLGATQEEIAWVATSYILSNVVVLPMTAFFAATFGRKRYLTFSILLFVFASFMCGTSHSLGELVAWRLLQGAGGAALLSTAQATLRQIFPREEQGMVQAIFMLGVIVAPTVGPTLGGWITDNYQWNWCFFINIPIGFVSAFLVTSFLHDPPGDRRTGPVDWLGIALLIAGVGPLQYVLEEGNRKDWFQDATITRLAILAVTSLVAMVWWELSKRNKHPIIQFRVLHNRDLAASIFLFVVLGFGLFGGTFLFPLFTQSILGFTPTMTGLTMLPGGLASAALALVCGKALNGRRPLVDPRILIFCGIFLFLVSMWKLGHLSSAAGEPDARLPLIIRGAAMGLLFTPINNVAFGSLEPSEAQQASGLINLSRQLGGSFGIAVLTTYLSRHIQYHRADLVSNIYSGNPAFDARFQATVAGMISKGASLATAQAQAMKAVEGTLMRQASMLGYNDAWMLILLSFVCVAPAVLMLRKPKNRAAPAEVH, encoded by the coding sequence GTGGCAAATCGCAGCAAGACAAGCGCGACCGTCGGTCACATCCCGCGCGCCTCCTCGGCACCGCCGGCGGCAGCGGAGCACAAGACGACCGACGTCGAGAAATACCGCTGGCTCATTCTGCTGGGTCTGATCACCGCGGCGATGATGGAAATTCTCGACACGACCATCATCAACGTCTCACTGCCGCAGATGGCGGGTAATCTCGGCGCGACCCAGGAAGAGATCGCGTGGGTGGCCACGTCGTACATCCTGTCGAACGTCGTCGTGCTGCCGATGACTGCATTCTTCGCCGCCACGTTCGGACGCAAGCGGTATCTCACGTTCTCCATTCTGTTGTTCGTGTTCGCGTCGTTCATGTGCGGCACCTCACACAGCCTCGGCGAGCTCGTGGCGTGGCGGCTGCTGCAAGGCGCGGGCGGTGCGGCGCTGCTGTCGACGGCGCAAGCGACGTTGCGCCAAATCTTCCCGCGCGAAGAACAAGGAATGGTGCAGGCCATCTTCATGCTCGGCGTCATCGTCGCGCCGACGGTGGGCCCGACGCTCGGTGGATGGATCACCGACAACTACCAGTGGAACTGGTGCTTCTTCATCAACATTCCAATCGGCTTCGTCTCGGCATTTCTGGTGACGAGCTTTTTGCATGATCCGCCGGGCGATCGGCGGACGGGTCCGGTGGATTGGCTCGGCATTGCGTTGCTGATCGCCGGCGTTGGGCCGCTGCAGTACGTGCTCGAGGAAGGCAATCGCAAGGACTGGTTTCAGGACGCGACGATTACACGCCTCGCGATTCTCGCCGTCACTTCGCTCGTCGCGATGGTGTGGTGGGAGCTGTCGAAGCGCAACAAGCATCCGATCATTCAGTTCCGTGTGTTACACAATCGCGATCTCGCCGCGTCGATCTTCCTGTTCGTGGTGCTCGGCTTCGGATTGTTCGGCGGCACGTTCCTGTTTCCGCTGTTCACGCAGAGCATTCTCGGCTTCACGCCGACGATGACCGGATTGACGATGCTTCCCGGCGGTCTCGCGTCGGCCGCGCTCGCGCTGGTGTGCGGCAAGGCGCTGAACGGACGCCGGCCGCTCGTCGATCCACGCATTCTGATCTTCTGCGGCATCTTTCTCTTCCTCGTCTCGATGTGGAAGCTGGGTCATCTCAGCTCGGCCGCCGGCGAGCCCGATGCGCGGTTGCCGCTGATCATTCGCGGTGCGGCGATGGGTCTCCTGTTCACGCCCATCAACAACGTGGCGTTCGGCAGTCTGGAGCCGAGCGAGGCGCAGCAGGCGTCGGGGTTGATCAACTTGTCGCGCCAACTCGGCGGGTCGTTCGGCATCGCGGTGTTGACGACGTATCTGTCGCGGCACATTCAGTATCATCGCGCCGATCTCGTCAGTAATATTTATTCAGGGAATCCCGCGTTCGACGCGCGATTTCAAGCGACTGTCGCGGGCATGATCTCGAAGGGCGCGTCGCTCGCCACGGCGCAGGCGCAGGCGATGAAAGCCGTGGAAGGAACGTTGATGCGCCAGGCGAGTATGCTCGGTTACAACGACGCGTGGATGTTGATTTTGTTGTCGTTCGTGTGTGTGGCGCCGGCAGTGTTGATGTTGCGGAAGCCGAAGAACCGGGCGGCGCCGGCCGAGGTGCACTGA
- a CDS encoding SDR family oxidoreductase produces MHIEFTGKTVIVTGAAHGFGRAIALAFAQRGASVWACDVIEPELLETRRICGGCTGRCVTRVVDVRDKSAVDAFVAEASAATGRVDVLVNNAGGVLGQVGRPLEDVPPEEWQSIFDVNVSGAFFCSQAVSPGMKTAHAGRIVNISSGAGLGISLTGIQAYASAKAAQIGLTRQLAHELGPWGITVNNIAPGFVRSNPATERQWESYGDDGQRALVERIALKRLGTADDIAHGVLFFASDFANWITGQVICIDGGK; encoded by the coding sequence ATGCATATCGAATTCACCGGCAAGACCGTCATCGTCACCGGCGCGGCGCATGGCTTCGGCCGAGCGATCGCGCTGGCGTTCGCGCAGCGCGGAGCGAGTGTGTGGGCATGCGACGTCATCGAGCCCGAGCTGCTCGAGACGCGGCGCATCTGCGGCGGATGTACGGGCCGATGCGTCACGCGCGTCGTCGACGTACGTGACAAGAGCGCGGTCGACGCATTCGTCGCGGAAGCCTCGGCGGCAACGGGCCGCGTGGACGTGCTCGTGAACAACGCGGGTGGCGTGCTCGGACAGGTCGGTCGCCCGCTCGAGGACGTGCCGCCCGAGGAATGGCAGAGCATCTTCGACGTGAACGTGAGCGGCGCGTTCTTCTGCTCGCAGGCGGTATCGCCGGGAATGAAGACGGCGCATGCGGGGCGCATCGTCAACATCTCGAGCGGCGCGGGACTTGGCATCAGCCTCACGGGCATTCAAGCGTACGCGTCGGCGAAAGCCGCGCAGATCGGATTGACGCGGCAACTCGCGCACGAGCTGGGGCCGTGGGGGATCACGGTCAACAACATTGCGCCGGGATTCGTGCGGTCGAATCCCGCGACGGAACGACAGTGGGAATCGTACGGCGACGACGGCCAGCGCGCGCTCGTCGAGCGGATCGCGCTCAAGCGGCTCGGCACGGCCGATGACATTGCGCACGGCGTGTTGTTCTTCGCGTCCGACTTCGCGAACTGGATTACGGGCCAGGTCATCTGCATCGACGGAGGCAAATGA
- a CDS encoding TetR/AcrR family transcriptional regulator, translating into MTGKVLRWERRPDERPSELLEAALYTFAERGYANTRLEDVAATVGVTKGTIYHYFATKEDLLLRAIEQYHERVFAPLEEIRAQHRDSVAATIRLFLRRAFGNLDAARLSVLTLLVQGVSPDVPKAFARWLESGPVRGWRILAELIEEGQANGEFRRDADAEVAARITMSGLVLQFAWQRYGESAPSVVADAGRLIDAATEQLLHGLKAPTRTVR; encoded by the coding sequence ATGACTGGCAAGGTTCTTCGCTGGGAACGTCGGCCTGACGAACGGCCAAGCGAGCTCCTCGAGGCCGCGCTCTACACGTTTGCCGAGCGCGGCTATGCGAACACGCGGCTCGAGGACGTCGCGGCCACCGTTGGCGTGACGAAAGGCACGATCTACCACTACTTCGCCACGAAGGAGGACCTGCTCCTTCGCGCGATCGAGCAGTACCACGAGCGAGTGTTCGCGCCGCTCGAGGAAATTCGCGCACAACACCGCGATTCCGTCGCCGCAACCATCCGCCTCTTTCTTCGCCGCGCGTTTGGCAACCTCGACGCCGCGCGGCTGAGTGTGCTGACGCTGCTGGTGCAGGGTGTATCGCCAGACGTGCCGAAAGCGTTCGCGCGTTGGCTCGAGTCCGGTCCGGTGCGCGGCTGGCGCATTCTCGCGGAACTGATCGAGGAAGGTCAGGCGAACGGCGAATTTCGGCGCGATGCGGATGCCGAGGTCGCGGCGCGCATCACGATGTCCGGGCTCGTGCTTCAGTTCGCGTGGCAACGCTACGGCGAGTCGGCGCCGAGCGTCGTCGCCGATGCGGGTCGTTTGATCGACGCCGCCACCGAACAGTTGCTGCACGGGCTCAAGGCTCCGACCCGCACGGTTCGCTAG
- a CDS encoding HAMP domain-containing sensor histidine kinase: MTPDSPSVARHIGSSRWAPTAFVVASLLLLFAIPIAVSYRVRHLRENRGDVSDQARVLVNDLEAALATELYLRDAASRMPAQRVDSIRRATRASEIDDERGLDSLVRRISPEAVERFVEFRALARSWHQRADTSVALENSSNTANTALDVLQAAEALDDYLTRVFDETRIEVRRYAHFEVVTIAILGPIALAAMGVVFWSGRRVLALAQAIEQDRAALARSVEARSSLIHGVTHDVKNPLGAAKGYAELLEEGIGGPLSSEQVAMVRRVRRLVDVALGTIAELLDVAAADAGRLSFERAPAEIGTIVDELADDYRAASTEKQIEMVVTRPTQPMVIMTDAARVRRIIANMVSNAIKYTPPGGRIVLSTRAPDGDPRVGICVVDNGPGIPPDLRDRIFDEFYRAPGTQGSTTGSGLGLAISRRLARALGGDIEVGEAEGGGAQFTLWLPA, translated from the coding sequence ATGACGCCAGATTCACCGTCGGTTGCACGTCATATCGGCTCGTCACGATGGGCGCCGACGGCGTTCGTCGTGGCGTCGCTCCTGCTGTTGTTCGCGATTCCGATCGCCGTGAGCTACCGCGTGCGCCATCTGCGCGAAAATCGGGGCGACGTGAGCGATCAGGCGCGCGTGCTCGTGAACGATCTCGAGGCGGCGCTCGCGACGGAGTTGTATCTGCGCGACGCGGCGAGCCGGATGCCGGCCCAGCGTGTCGACAGTATTCGCCGCGCGACGCGCGCCAGCGAGATCGACGATGAGCGCGGCCTCGATTCGCTCGTGCGGCGTATCAGCCCGGAGGCCGTCGAGCGATTCGTGGAGTTTCGCGCGCTCGCGCGCTCATGGCATCAGCGCGCCGACACGAGCGTCGCGCTGGAGAATTCATCGAACACCGCGAACACCGCGCTCGATGTCCTGCAAGCCGCCGAAGCGCTGGACGACTACCTGACGCGCGTCTTCGACGAGACGAGGATCGAGGTTCGGCGCTACGCACATTTCGAGGTCGTCACCATCGCGATCCTGGGGCCGATCGCGCTTGCGGCCATGGGCGTGGTGTTCTGGTCGGGGCGGCGCGTGCTGGCGCTGGCGCAAGCGATCGAGCAGGATCGCGCCGCGCTCGCGCGTTCGGTGGAAGCGCGCTCCTCGCTCATTCACGGCGTGACGCACGACGTGAAGAATCCGCTCGGCGCCGCGAAGGGATATGCGGAGCTGCTCGAGGAAGGGATTGGCGGGCCGCTGTCGTCGGAGCAGGTGGCGATGGTGCGGCGCGTCCGGCGGTTGGTCGACGTCGCGCTCGGGACGATCGCTGAATTGCTGGACGTCGCCGCCGCGGACGCGGGCCGATTGTCGTTCGAGCGTGCGCCGGCGGAAATCGGAACGATCGTCGACGAGCTGGCCGACGACTATCGCGCGGCGTCGACCGAGAAGCAGATCGAGATGGTCGTGACGCGCCCGACGCAGCCGATGGTGATCATGACCGACGCGGCGCGGGTTCGGCGCATCATCGCGAACATGGTGTCGAACGCGATCAAGTATACGCCGCCGGGCGGTCGCATCGTATTGTCGACGCGTGCGCCGGACGGCGATCCGCGCGTCGGCATTTGCGTCGTGGACAACGGCCCCGGCATTCCGCCCGATTTGCGCGACCGAATCTTCGATGAGTTCTACCGCGCGCCCGGCACGCAGGGTTCGACGACGGGCAGTGGTCTGGGACTGGCGATCAGCCGTCGCCTGGCGCGTGCACTCGGCGGGGACATCGAGGTTGGGGAGGCCGAGGGTGGTGGGGCGCAGTTCACGTTGTGGTTGCCCGCGTAG
- a CDS encoding 2-dehydropantoate 2-reductase → MKFLVWGAGAIGGTMGAYLARAGHDVTVVDVVEDHVEAIERGGLRIAGPIDEFDVKLPAFTPSTLRGEWPAIILATKAHHTTSAVRALCPHLSAGGCVISAQNGLNELEIADVVGRERTVGAFVNFGADYLEPGVIHFGGRGAVVVGEIDGRMSPRALAIRDAWRDFDERAIATGNIWGYLWGKAAYGAVLFATALTDDSIADALAMPHHRDLYIDLAREILAVASARGVTPESFDGFDPAAYLPDAPSGAAEQSLDALVAFNRRSAKSHSGIWRDLAVRKRPTEVDAQLGIVVALGREAGVPTPLTARIVEMIHEIEQGRRSLSIDNLQSIRANAI, encoded by the coding sequence ATGAAGTTTCTGGTCTGGGGTGCCGGCGCCATCGGCGGAACGATGGGCGCGTATCTCGCGCGCGCCGGTCACGACGTGACGGTCGTCGACGTCGTTGAGGATCACGTCGAGGCGATCGAGCGCGGCGGACTTCGCATCGCCGGACCGATCGATGAGTTCGACGTGAAGCTCCCTGCGTTCACACCGTCGACGCTGCGCGGCGAATGGCCGGCGATAATTCTCGCCACCAAAGCCCATCACACCACCTCGGCTGTCCGCGCACTGTGCCCGCATCTCTCCGCCGGCGGCTGCGTCATCTCGGCGCAGAATGGATTGAACGAGCTCGAGATCGCCGACGTCGTCGGCCGCGAACGTACTGTCGGCGCCTTCGTGAATTTCGGCGCCGACTATCTCGAACCGGGCGTCATCCATTTTGGTGGCCGCGGGGCGGTCGTCGTCGGTGAGATCGACGGACGCATGTCGCCGCGCGCGCTGGCGATTCGCGATGCATGGCGTGATTTCGACGAACGGGCGATAGCGACCGGGAATATCTGGGGCTATTTGTGGGGGAAGGCAGCGTACGGCGCCGTGCTCTTCGCGACGGCGCTCACCGACGACTCGATCGCCGACGCGCTCGCCATGCCGCACCATCGCGATCTTTACATCGACCTTGCACGCGAGATTCTCGCCGTCGCAAGCGCGCGCGGTGTGACGCCCGAGTCGTTCGACGGGTTTGATCCGGCGGCGTATCTCCCCGATGCGCCGAGCGGCGCGGCCGAGCAGTCGCTCGATGCGCTCGTGGCGTTCAATCGGCGATCGGCGAAATCACACTCCGGCATCTGGCGCGATCTCGCGGTCCGCAAGCGACCGACCGAAGTGGACGCGCAGCTCGGCATCGTCGTTGCTCTCGGGCGAGAGGCCGGCGTACCGACGCCGCTCACCGCACGGATCGTCGAGATGATTCACGAGATCGAGCAAGGCCGACGCTCACTTTCGATCGACAATCTTCAGTCCATTCGAGCCAACGCGATCTGA
- a CDS encoding CocE/NonD family hydrolase yields MKYFGRPTLAAAGTLAVLVACATAPSHSLAGDWDAYLANGSTTNPGFEGWRRMGFAHFTSDSGAPGLIRRRTGETMLDVRGITSHADSVTLTGTNGQSVAGAWRGDTLTGVLLANGKPSGRRIRLVRRATPFTAERSYALWPGAVSDSQYAVTEDTLVFMTTRDGARLASYIARPAGNGPFGVVLQRTPYTRILHPAGRFWASHGYIFVAQHVRGRDVSDGKDFGDYDTDVRDGYDAVEWAAKLPGANGKVGLIGHSDEGRLAWYAAVSAPPHLAAIAPSAATGDPWRIVPYEDMVFSPINVDWACLMRARTLQNTSELDIGSALMHLPLSDLPQRLGCGDVALWDRWIAHPTLDAYWRAHAVTTNIANVKAPVLQISGWYDDSRGPIDYTDALNKVPGHPFMRLVMGPGAHKGVDYVAGEFGPQSRVDTRMLQLRWFDHYLLGKDNGVDREPPVDIFVFGDNVWRKEQAWPLARAVPTNWYVSSNGHANTSAADGLLDTIPPSGAPADTFTYDPANPTPFLIDSRELETSLNEDYTSLNATRRDELVFTSKPLAKPVEVTGQMSATLWAATDAKDTDWDVMLLDVFPDGHAQRVQDGVGRARFRHGFEKEVPLTPGSVERYDIDVWFTSRVFEPGHRLRVTVSSALFPKYDRNLNTGGNNERDSTFVVAHQRLVHDAQHPSHVTLPVVPR; encoded by the coding sequence ATGAAATACTTCGGACGCCCGACACTCGCCGCCGCCGGGACACTGGCGGTCCTCGTGGCGTGCGCTACTGCGCCGTCACACTCCCTCGCCGGCGACTGGGACGCGTACCTCGCGAACGGCTCGACGACCAACCCCGGCTTCGAGGGCTGGCGACGCATGGGGTTCGCGCATTTCACGAGCGACTCGGGCGCGCCGGGACTCATTCGCCGGCGTACGGGCGAAACGATGCTCGACGTCCGCGGCATCACGAGCCACGCCGACTCCGTCACCCTGACGGGAACGAACGGCCAATCCGTAGCGGGCGCTTGGCGCGGCGACACGCTCACCGGCGTCCTGCTCGCGAACGGTAAGCCATCCGGCCGCCGCATTCGTCTCGTGCGGCGAGCCACGCCATTCACTGCCGAGCGGTCGTATGCGCTTTGGCCCGGCGCGGTGTCGGATTCGCAGTACGCCGTCACCGAAGACACGCTCGTCTTCATGACGACGCGCGACGGGGCGCGTCTCGCGAGCTACATCGCGCGGCCCGCCGGCAACGGACCGTTCGGCGTCGTGCTGCAACGCACTCCGTATACGCGCATTCTGCATCCCGCGGGACGCTTCTGGGCGTCCCATGGCTACATCTTCGTCGCGCAGCACGTGCGTGGCCGCGACGTTTCCGACGGAAAGGATTTCGGCGATTACGACACCGACGTGCGCGACGGATATGATGCGGTCGAGTGGGCCGCGAAGCTGCCGGGCGCGAACGGCAAGGTGGGATTGATCGGCCACTCGGACGAAGGGCGTCTCGCGTGGTACGCCGCGGTGAGCGCGCCGCCGCATCTCGCGGCGATCGCGCCGTCGGCGGCGACTGGCGATCCATGGCGCATCGTCCCCTACGAAGACATGGTGTTCTCGCCGATCAATGTCGACTGGGCGTGCCTGATGCGTGCGCGCACGCTCCAGAATACGAGCGAGTTGGACATCGGCTCCGCGCTCATGCATCTCCCGCTCAGCGATCTTCCGCAGCGGCTCGGCTGCGGCGACGTGGCGCTGTGGGATCGATGGATCGCGCATCCGACGCTCGACGCGTACTGGCGCGCGCACGCGGTGACGACGAACATCGCGAACGTGAAGGCACCGGTGCTTCAGATCTCCGGCTGGTACGACGACTCGCGCGGGCCGATCGACTACACGGATGCGCTGAACAAGGTGCCGGGCCATCCATTCATGCGGCTCGTCATGGGTCCTGGCGCGCACAAGGGAGTCGACTACGTTGCGGGAGAGTTCGGCCCGCAGTCGCGCGTCGACACGCGCATGCTCCAGCTTCGCTGGTTCGACCACTACCTGCTCGGCAAGGACAACGGCGTCGATCGCGAGCCGCCGGTGGACATCTTCGTGTTCGGCGACAACGTGTGGCGAAAGGAGCAGGCGTGGCCGCTTGCGCGCGCGGTACCGACGAACTGGTACGTGTCGTCGAACGGCCACGCGAACACGAGCGCGGCCGACGGCCTGCTCGACACGATTCCACCCTCCGGCGCCCCGGCGGACACGTTTACGTACGATCCCGCCAATCCGACGCCTTTTCTGATCGATTCCCGCGAGCTCGAGACCTCGCTGAACGAGGATTACACTTCTCTAAACGCGACGCGCCGTGACGAGCTCGTGTTCACCTCCAAGCCGCTGGCGAAGCCGGTGGAGGTCACCGGCCAGATGTCGGCGACGCTCTGGGCCGCGACCGACGCGAAGGACACGGACTGGGACGTCATGCTGCTCGACGTATTCCCTGATGGTCACGCGCAGCGGGTGCAGGACGGCGTGGGCCGCGCGCGATTCCGTCACGGGTTCGAAAAGGAAGTCCCGCTCACGCCCGGTAGCGTCGAGCGCTACGACATCGACGTGTGGTTCACGTCACGCGTGTTCGAGCCGGGTCATCGGCTGCGCGTGACGGTGTCGTCGGCTCTATTTCCGAAGTACGACCGCAATCTGAATACGGGCGGGAATAACGAGCGGGATAGTACGTTCGTCGTAGCGCACCAGCGGCTCGTGCATGATGCACAGCATCCGTCGCATGTCACGTTGCCGGTGGTGCCGAGATAG
- a CDS encoding creatininase family protein → MNWMQVESYLKHDDRAILPLGSTEQHSHLRLTVDCILPERVGAEAAEPLGIPVFPVVAYGVTPYFRNFPGSISLRVETHLRVVRDILDSMANSGFRRILIVNGHGGNSAVQQYVPEWTADHPQCRVMFHNWWNAPRTWEKVMAIDPVASHGSWMENFPWTRLPDVDMPSHQREMIDIAKVRLLDPESLRDYIGDGNYGGVYQRSDADMNAIWQVAVEETRALLTGSWGE, encoded by the coding sequence ATGAATTGGATGCAGGTCGAGTCGTATCTGAAGCACGACGACCGCGCCATCCTTCCACTGGGCAGCACCGAGCAGCATAGCCATCTCAGGCTCACCGTAGATTGCATTCTTCCCGAGCGCGTGGGCGCGGAAGCCGCGGAACCGCTCGGCATACCGGTCTTCCCGGTCGTCGCGTATGGCGTGACGCCGTACTTCCGGAATTTCCCGGGGTCGATCTCGCTGCGCGTCGAGACCCATTTGCGAGTCGTGCGCGACATTCTCGACAGCATGGCGAACAGCGGATTTCGGCGCATCCTGATCGTGAACGGACACGGCGGCAACAGCGCCGTGCAACAGTACGTGCCGGAGTGGACGGCGGATCATCCCCAGTGCCGAGTGATGTTTCATAACTGGTGGAACGCGCCGCGCACGTGGGAGAAGGTGATGGCGATCGACCCGGTCGCATCGCACGGATCGTGGATGGAAAACTTTCCGTGGACCCGGCTGCCCGACGTCGATATGCCGTCGCATCAACGTGAGATGATCGACATCGCCAAGGTCCGGCTGCTCGATCCCGAGTCGCTGCGCGACTACATCGGCGACGGCAACTATGGCGGCGTGTATCAGCGCTCCGACGCCGACATGAATGCGATCTGGCAGGTCGCCGTCGAGGAGACGCGCGCGCTGCTCACCGGCTCGTGGGGGGAATGA